From the genome of Papaver somniferum cultivar HN1 chromosome 2, ASM357369v1, whole genome shotgun sequence, one region includes:
- the LOC113351801 gene encoding uncharacterized protein LOC113351801, translating to MPHLNTAIDKIWEAVILMEDIPEPPNMGHEPPPGRRSREFCAYHCFHGHTTSNCRNVQKIILRMIDQGKLNHFLIPQQQNLPPPLEEQASGMKTRKKTYLIEVGAKAKNLYRNSILHSFRSIKDFHDNVLSRVYARDNDGKEILNLEKISPLKDWQRQPILFNAEEALGGGEMHESPLLVKPEINPKAKTDEEEDDDADAWAINMILIDPGSSVDILFYHTYKTMGKRDDELIPSTYKIYGFNGSVNKPKGEITMWIPLKSITKEIVFCIVDVESPYNALIGRPWIHNILGVASTFHQCIKFPLPQGVGIIRGDPIEGKTVMRLMSMKVKNARISEETGKRRYEKESDVKD from the coding sequence ATGCCGCATCTAAATACCGCAATAGACAAAATTTGGGAGGCGGTgatcttaatggaagacataCCAGAACCACCAAATATGGGTCATGAACCACCACCAGGAAGAAGAAGCAGAGAATTTTGTGCTTATCACTGCTTCCACGGTCACACCACCAGTAACTGTCGAAATGTGCAGAAAATAATACTAAGAATGATCGATCAAGGTAAGCTAAACCATTTCCTAATACCACAACAAcagaatttaccaccaccactagAAGAGCAGGCGTCAGGTATGAAGACTAGAAAGAAGACATATCTGATTGAAGTGGGAGCAAAGGCAAAGAATTTATATCGTAACTCAATACTACACTCATTTAGAAGCATAAAAGACTTTCACGATAATGTCTTAAGTCGAGTTtacgcaagagacaatgatggaaaagagatactcaacCTGGAAAAAATATCACCACTGAAGGATTGGCAGAGGCAACCAATTTTATTCAATGCAGAAGAAGCACTAGGGGGCGGAGAAATGCATGAGAGTCCATTACTGGTCAAACCGGAGATCAACCCAAAAGCAAAGActgatgaagaggaagatgatGACGCAGACGCATGGGCAATAAATATGATATTAATAGATCCTGGCAGCTCAGTTGATATACTGTTTTACCATACTTACAAGACTATGGGCAAAAGAGATGATGAACTCATCCCATCAACTTACAAGATTTATGGTTTCAATGGATCAGTCAACAAGCCAAAAGGAGAAATAACAATGTGGATCCCACTCAAGAGCATAACCAAAGAAATAGTATTCTGCATAGTTGATGTAGAGTCTCCATATAATGCCTTGATAGGCAGACCATGGATACACAACATTCTGGGAGTGGCTTCAACTtttcatcaatgcatcaaatttccTTTGCCTCAAGGCGTAGGAATAATAAGAGGGGATCCAATCGAGGGAAAAACTGTCATGAGATTGATGTCGATGAAAGTGAAGAACGCGCGAATAAGCGAAGAGACTGGAAAAAGGAGATACGAGAAGGAAAGCGATGTGAAAGATTAA